Sequence from the Arthrobacter pigmenti genome:
GTCATAGGCGTCCGGCCACATGTCCTCGCCCACGCCCTCGACGAAGTATGGCCGCCCGCTTCCGCCCGAGTAGACGGAACCCTCTGGGTCCGCGCCGATGATGCGCACCGGACCGGTCTCCCTGTCCTTCGAAATGTCTTTGAGGTAGCGGCCTGTTCCGCTGATGGTTCCGCCGGTTCCGACGCCGGCGACGAAATGGGTAATCCGCCCGTCGGTGTCCCGCCAGATTTCAGGGCCGGTGCTCTCATAGTGGCTGAGCGGGCCGTTCGGGTTGGAGAACTGGTCAGGCTTGAAGGCGCCGGGGATCTCGCGGGTCAGCCGGTCCGAAACGCCGTAGTAGGACTGCGGGCTGTCGGGCGCCACCGCCGTTGGAGTCACGACTACTTCCGCACCATAAGCGGCCAGAACATTGCGCTTGTCCACACCCACCTTGTCCGGGACCACGAAGATGCACTTGTAACCGCGCTGCTGGGCAACCAGCGCCAGCCCGACGCCGGTGTTCCCGGATGTGGGCTCGATGATGGTTCCGCCGGGCTTCAGCTTGCCTTCCCTCTCCGCGGCGTCGATGATCTTGACGGCAATGCGGTCCTTCACGGAACCGCCGGGGCTCATGTACTCCACCTTCACGAGGACCGTTGCTTTGAGGCCTCCCGTCACCTGGTTGAGTTTGATGAGCGGGGTGTTACCGATCAGATCCACGACGGAGTTGGCGAACTTCATGGTTAACAAGTTACCGCGAGGTACCGACACTCCCGGACGGCCTCGATACTCGTTGTTCTCGGCGGAGCCTATGCTTCCCCGCGGAGCCGCGCGATGTGCTGGCGCTGTAGGTGCAGGTACGGCTCGATGTCGGTGATGGTTCGCAGCTGGACATCCGCCAGGGCGAAGCGTGTGGCTGCCAGCGCCAGGTTGAAAGTGGGCGCTACCCCGAAGGCGTACCAGCCGCCGTCGTCGGTCCATAGGTTCAGTTCAAGCGGCACGCCGTCCAGGCTGACGGTGGCTTTGGTGTCCGCGCGCGGACGGGGCGCGCGCATTCGCTCCATCATTTGGGAGGGTGCGCCCATCATCCACAGTGTCTGTGCCAGCAACTTGGCGTCGTCCCGCGTAGTGCACACCTGAAAATACGGACCGGTCTTGGGCTTTCCATGAATGATCGCGGTATTGGGCGGATCAAGCTGCCAGTTCCCGAAGCTCAACTTCCCTTCCCAACCCCTGAGCGTGACCGCGGGCAATTCCGTGCAGATCTGCGTTGCCTGTTGTTCAAACTCGTGGAACATAGCCCAGAACCTGAACCGTGGAAGCTTCCCCATGATCTCCATGGACGAAGTGTAGGGCGGGTCTTGTCGGAGGTACATGGCACGATTGATTGCATGACTGTTACTGCTTCCACCTCGGCCGCGTTGTCGGCTGCGTGGGAAGTGGATGGGCCGTATACGCTCCTCTCTACGGTGGGTCCGTTGCAGTGCGGTCCGCAGGATCCTACGGTCGTCTTTTCCGACGGCAGCGTGTGGATCGCATTCAGGAACGACGACGGCGCCGCCACTCTCCGACTGACGCAACGGGGTTCGCTGCGGTCGTCGTCGGTGCACGCCACGGCGTGGGGGCCGGGTGCTTCTCTCGCCCTGGTCTCGGTACCGCGTCTGGTGGGGCTGCCGGATGACTGGAGCGCATTCGATGCCTTCGGCGACTCGCTACCCGAGCTTGCCCGGAAGGGCCGTTATCTGAACCCCGGGCTTAGGTTGCCTGCGACGGAAAGGATGCTCGACGCCGTCGTCCGCGTAATCCTTGAGCAAAAGGTGACCGGGCTGGAGGCGAAGCGGGCGTGGCGGTACCTGGTGTCCCGGTTCGGTTCACCTGCACCCGCCGCGCCCGGGGCTCCGGCTCTTCGACTGCCGCCGACAGCCGAGCAGTGGCGGCGGGTTCCGTCCTGGGAGTGGCACCGGGCGGGCGTTGATGCGAAGCGGTCTGCTGCTGCGTTGCGGGCGGCTGGGGTTGCTTCGTCGCTCGAGCGGTTGGCTGGACATGATTCTGCTGAGGTTCGCGCCGGACTATGTTCGATTCCCGGGATTGGCGTGTGGACGGCAGCCGAGGTGCTGCAGCGAACCCACGGTTGCCCGGATTCCATCTCTGTGGGCGACTTTCACCTGGCCGCTTTCGTAGGCGCGGCGTTGACCGGGCAGCGTACCGACGACGCCGGGATGCTTGAGCTCCTGTCCCCCTGGGCCGGGCAGCGCCAGCGGGTGGTCCGGATGCTGTACGCGAGCGGCTTTCGGAAACAGGCGTACGGGCCGCGGCTCTCCCCGGAGGATCACCGGCAGCGGTAGGGCCTCGTCCCTGTGCCGCTTTCCCCGGTTTCTGTGCCGTTGTCATAGGCATTGTGCCAGGCCTGCGGCTGTTCCAAGCAGCTGCCTTCGACCGGTGCCGCCAGAAAGAGGGGGTTCTGGCGCAGTGATGGCGCCCCTTAAACGCACAAAGGCTCCGACTCCCGTTGAGCATGGGAGCCGGAGCCTTCGCGATGAAGCTTTGTTAGGCGGGGTTTTGCCCGTCCTGAGCCGGCGCGCCACCGGACTGTGCCTTGGCCTGCTGCTCAGCCACCTGGGCGTGAACTTCGTTCATGTCCAGCGCCTTCACGGCGTCCACCAGCTCAGTGAACTGGTTGTTGTTCAGCGCACCCGGCTGTGAGAAGACCAGGACCTTCTCGCGGAAAGCCATCAAAGTGGGTATCGAGGTGATGCCTGCTGCCGCGGCGAGCGACTGCTCGGCTTCGGTGTCCACCTTGGCGAAGGTGACGTCGTCGTGCTGCTGGGACACGGCGTCGTACACGGGAGCAAACTGCTTGCACGGGCCGCACCATTCCGCCCAGAAATCAACGAATACAATGTCGTTCGTCTCAATGGTCTCGGGGAAGGTTGCCTCGGTGATGTCAATAGTTGCCATATCTTCACGCTAACGAGAATCGGCGCCGATGTCGCGTCCTGTTCGCTCAGCGCGAGGTTAGTTGGTACAACGCCGGGGCGTTTCAGGACGCGTTTCGGTTCTCTCGTAGCGTTGCGGCCCCATGACACCGCAACGACTGGGGCGCCGAGCCGAAACGCGTCGATTCGGCCTTATCGCGCCGCTGAAGAGAACCAGGCGATCGCTATTCAGGCAATGCGAAAGGCCCGCACTCCCCCGGATTTCCGGGAAGTACGGGCCTTAGTGGCGAGTGGCAGATGAGGGATTCGAACCCCCGTAGGCTGTGCCAGCTGATTTACAGTCAGCCCCCTTTGGCCGCTCGGGTAATCTGCCGAACGTCTTCCAAGAAGACAACCTGCGAATCGCCGATCCGCAGGCAAAACAACTTTACAGAACATCCCGCCCAGAATCGAATCGCGCTCAGCGCCGCGGATTTCTAGCGCCCGGACGCCACCCGCCGCTCGATCTGCGCGTAGAAGCGCTGGGCCTGCTCGGTGGTGACCATTCCCATTCCGACGGCGTTCTTCAGGTCTGCGCGGACACCTGCCAGGCGGTCGGCTGACGAAGGGTCCGATCCCTGCGGGCGCATGACGGTGGGCGACGCAGCGACCGACGGCGCCACCCCTACCCCGGTCAGCGATGCGGCCGCAATCAACGACCCTGCGACAGCATTTCGAAGACGGACACGGTAGCTGCGGTGGTGCGCGGACAAGAATTCCTCCTGAGAACTGGCTTGAGCTCTTACAGTTTCATCCGCGAATGGGAGCGCCCTGTCCCGAAGCTGTGAATTAGGGTAGAAGCAGGAAAAAAACCAACCAGAAGGAGGCAACGATGGCCAGCGAATCCACATTCGACGTCGTTAGCAAGGTAGACAAGCAGGAAGTCGCCAACGCGCTGAATCAGGCACAGAAGGAAATCGCCCAGCGCTACGACTTCAAGGGCGTCGGCGCTGAGGTCGATTTCAGCGGGGACGAGAAAATCCTCATGAAGGCCAACTCCGAGGAACGCGTCCTCGCGGTCCTCGACGTCCTACAGTCCAAGATGATCAAGCGCGGCATCTCCCTTAAGTCCCTCGACACCGGTGAGCCCTACGCCTCCGGCAAGGAGTTCCGCCTCGAAACCTCCATCAAGGAGGGCATCGCCCAGGACATCGCCAAGAAGATCAACAAGCTCATCCGCGACGAAGCGCCCAAGGGCGTCAAATCGCAGATCCAAGGCGATGAGCTCCGGGTCAGCTCCAAGTCACGTGATGACCTTCAGGCCACGATGGCCCTGCTGAAGAACTTCGACGAGGCAGATCTGCAGTTCGTCAACATGCGCTAGGGACTACACCCAACCGACGACGACGGCGACGCCCCCTTCCGAGGGAGCGTCGCCGTCGTCGTACGTGGCTAACTGCTGCCGCGTGAAAGAACGAAGGCCGGTGGTCACCAGTTACAGAAGGGGTGACCGACTAAGAGGTCTTCAAAAGCACAGAGGACAATGCAGGACTTACCAAGGGCTTTTCCCTACCCGCTCTTGCAGGTGGGCTGCAATCTCTTTATCCAACCTCTTCGTCAGATTCCGAAAGAAGGAGGTCCACGAAGCTACACCGGCTTTGTTGAGCGTCCCAGGGGTCGTACCCTTGTGAACTATCTCGCCCCGGATGTCTTGAACGAATTCATCTACGTTAGCCACAACATTGACCTCGCTCATCTTCTGCCAGCTTATTTGATGAAGCCCGTTGGATAGTCCGAGAGCCAGTTCAAGGAGCTTCTCGGTCTTTTCGACATTGGGCGTGTTCAAAGTGTCAGCTTCGCGCAGTACAACTTCCCGGGCTTTCGTTTTCCAGGCACTCCCGGCCAAATCCCAGGGATTTTTCGCCGTCGCGACCTTCTGCCTTAAAGCGTGCGGCAGCTTCGAATGATCCTCACCGATCTCACGCAAGAGAAATTCCAGCCCCTCGAGAGCTACCTGCTCCACGTAGTTCTCCCAAGCCGTGTGCAGCAGTACGACCATCGACCGCAACAACGGCCCCGTGTCTCCCAGTGGCCTCCCCGGAGTCCCTTTGGGCGCGGGATGGAGTTCATCGAGATTCTGAACGTCCTTCATCAGCGAATCGAATGTGATTGCATACGCACTTGAGTACCCCATCTGCCTAGGGCGTGTCTGCTAAATATCCGGGTTGTGTTGTTCCAAGCTGGATGGATGGTTCGTTCGAATGTGGTTTCAGATGAGTTGTGGTCGGTTATCGAGCCTGTCCTGCGGACGGCGCCGGGTCGACGAGGTCGGCCGTGGAATGATCACCGGGTGACGTTGGAGGGTATCTGCTGGCGGTTCCGCACGGGGTCGCCGTGGCGGGATCTACCAGCCGAGTTTGGTGCCTGGCAATCAGTCTGGGAGCGGCACCGACGCTGGTCAGCCGACGGTTCCTATGAGCGGATGTTCGCCGCCGTGAAGGAATCCACTAAGGGTAATGACCTCGAGCTGGAGTCACTGCTTTCGGTGGATTCCACCAGTGTCCGGGCGCATCAGCATGCCGCCGGAGCACCCAACCTGAAGGTCGATCCGGGCCACACAGGGGGCAATGTCGAGTTACAAGTTTCTGCCCAACGAGCCAGCTGATCACGCGATCGGGCGCTCCAGAGGCGGGCTGACCACCAAGATCCATGCCCTCACCGACCGGGCATGTGCACCGGTCACGATGCTGCTCACACCCGGCCAAGCCGGAGACAACCCACAACTGTTGCCGCTGCTGGAAGCCCACAAGATCCAGGACGGCACCCGGTTCCGGCTGCTGGCCGATAAGGCTTACTCTCATCCCTCTACCCGCAGCGAACTGCGTTCCCGTCGGATCAGGCACACCATCCCGGAACGCTCCGACCAGATTGAACGACGCAAAGCCAAAGGCTCAGCCGGCGGCAGGCCACCAGCCTTCGACCCCGCGACCTACAAGGAACGCAACACCGTCGAACGCGGCTTCAACCGCCTCAAACACTGGCGTGGAATCGCTACCCGCTACGACAAATACGCAACCACGTTCCTCGGCGGCGTCCTACTCACCGCGATTGTCACCTTCCACCGCGTCCACAATTAACAGACACGACCTAAGCCTACGCACATCTCATGCGCTAGGGATTGCACCCAACCAACGACGACGGCGACGCCCCCTTCCGAGGGAGCGTCGCCGTCGTCGTAATTGGCTTGAATCACTCGCTGGGTAAACGGGGAACCTAGCGGAGCTCGCGTCCCGCCATACCCTCGAGGCGTGTGATGCGCTGCGCCATGGGCGGGTGGGACGCGAAGAGCTTCTGCACACCGCCGCCCTTGAACGGGTTCGCGATCATCAGGTGTGAGGTGTTCACCAGCTGCTGGTTCTGCGGCAGCGGCGCCTGCTGGGTGCCGCGCTCGAGCTTCCGCAGTGCCGAGGCGAGGGCCAGCGGGTCGCCGGTGAGGCGGGCGCCGTCTTCATCGGCGTCGTACTCGCGGGTACGCCCGATTGCCATCTGAATTAAACCCGCGGCGATGGGCGCGAGAATTGCCAGCAGGATCGCCGCGATGGGGTTTCCGCCGGAGTTGCGATTGCCGCCGAAGACCCCGATGAACGCGAACATCTGCGCCACGGACGTGATCACGCCGGCAACGGCCGCCGCAATGGATCCGGTAAGGATGTCGCGGTTGTAGACGTGCATCAGCTCGTGGCCGAGCACGCCACGCAGCTCCCGCTCATCCAGGATCCGCAGGATGCCCTGGGTGCAGCACACGGCCGCGTTCTCGGGATTGCGGCCGGTGGCAAACGCGTTGGGCGCCATGGTGGGCGAAATGTAGAGGCGGGGCATCGGTTTGCCCGCCTTGGCGCTCAGTTCGCGGACAATCCGGTACATCACCGGCGCCTGCTGCTCCGTGACGGGCACGGCCTTCATGCTGCGAATGGCGAGCTTGTCACTGTTCCAGTAGCTGTAGGCGATCGAGCCCACACCGATCAGCGCGAAGATCCAGATGAACGCAGAGCTCCGCGTCATGGACGCGATCACGGCGCCGAAGATAAGGAAGATTCCCATCAGGGAACCGAATAGCAGGGCCGTCTTGGCCCCGTTGAAGTGGTTGTGCACCTGTGCTCCTTGTTGACTGACTACCCGTACAACGGGCCTGGGTAGCGCGCTGTTCCGCGCGGCGTCAACGATCGAGCACTGTGCAGACACAAACCCGGTTGCCCTCGCCGTCGGCCAGCACAACGAACGATGGCGCCTGCTCGGCGTCCACGACTGTGCCGCCCGCTGCGACCGCCGCCTGGATGCGTTGCTCCGCGACGTCGTGCGGCACCCAGAGGTCGATGTGGAACCGTTGACGCGGCGTCTCGTGCGCCTCGGTGTGCTGAAACCAGAGCAACGGAACGCGTCCGTTCGGATCGGCGACGTCGTCACCTTTAACGGCGTCGGCATCGCCGGTCAGCAGGGCAGCCCAGAAGCGGCCCGCTGCCGCCAGCTGGGCAGTATCGAGGGCCAACTCGAGTTGAGCCAGCGCCTCGGGCTTCGCCTCGATCTGCTGTTCCCGGGCGATGTCGCTGATAGCGCGGGCTAGGTCAACGTCACGCTTGGTAACGGCAGAAACGTCGTGGCTGATGAGCTGTAGATCCACATACGGGTAGGTCAGCGTGACGTCCGGGTGGTGGTTGGCGGCTTCCGCAGCCTCGGCAACCGCCTCGACGAATCTCAGGCCGGCCGAGAAATTACCGGTGAGAAACCGCGCGTGCAGCCCTTGGGCGAGCTGCCGCCAATCGTTGAGTCCGGCGTCGAGCACTTGTTGTGAAGATACCTGGGTCATTGGACCAGTATGTCCGGCGCCACCGACAGAAGCTACGGTTCCGGATTGCGCGAATCGTATTGGCCGAATCGCGGCTGAAGACATGCGAGGACCAGCACCAGCAGGATGCACAGGATTCCGCCAATCAGCGCCGTCCAGCCTTCCCCGATCCACTCCGCGGAGCCGCCGCCGAGTAGCTCACCCACCTTTGGACCGCCGGCGACGACAACGATGAACACTCCCTGCAAACGTCCCCGCATCGCGTCCGGGGTTGCCGATTGCAGGATGGTGCTGCGGAAGACGCCGCTGATCGAATCCGAGACGCCTGCCAGAAACATGCAGAGCGCCGCCGGAATAATCCACGGCGTCATGCCGCCGTCCGGCGAGGAGCCGGCCATGATGACCACGAACCCAAACCCGCTGACCGAGGCACCCCACGCCGCGACTGACCACTGAACCGCTTTGCCCTGCTTATGGATATGCCCGAGCGGACCGGAAAAGAGCCCAGACAGGACGGCACCCATGGCGGTCGCGGCCAGCAGGATGCCCACGGTGAGTTCGCCACCACCAATGAACACCGCACCAACGGCGGGAAGGAGCACACGCGGTTGCGCCATGATCATCGCGACCAGGTCAATGATGAAGGTCATCCGGATATTCGGACGGGTCCCGAGATAACGGAAGCCTTCGACGACGGTGGCCAGTCCCGCGCGTCGCACCGGCCCCTCGGGCGGCATGGCCGGTAGACGGAATAGCGCCCACAGCGCGGCGGTGAAGGTGACGACGTCGATTGTGTAGGTCCAGCCGTAGCCCACCTGGGCGATGAGCAGGCCCGCGAGCATCGGCCCGACGGTGAAGGCAAGGCCGAACGTGATCATCGACAGGGCGTTGGCTGCGGGCAGGAGTTCGGGCCGGACAATCCGGGGAATGATGGCGGTGCGTGTGGGCTGGTTGATCCCAGCGAAGCCGCTGTGTACGGCGATCAGGATGTAGAGCACCCATACGTTGTCGGCACCCATCCAGGCCTGCACGGCGATCCCGATTGTGGAGCCCCATAGCCCCAAGCCTGAAAGCAGTGCGACCTTCCGCCGGTCGTGTGCATCAGCAACTGCGCCGCCATAGAGACCGGCGAACACGAGTGGTATCAGCGCGAACAGTCCGATCAGGCCGACGTTCAGGCTTGAACCGGTGATCTCATACACCTGCAGGCTGACGGCGACCAGCGTCAGGTTGGTGCCAACCGCGGACAAAGCTGTACCGAAGTACAGCCTGCGGAATGCCGGGCTCTCCTTCAGCGGCGTGATGTCGGCGAGGAGTTTGGGCACCGGCCAATTCTAGCCGTTACCTCCGGCAACAAGCCGGGATGATCAGCCTGCTGACTTTCGCGTCGCGGACTACTAGGGTTGCAAGCATCCGAGGTGAAGGAACCGCCATGCTTACGTGTGAAGTTTCCGAGGGAATCCACTGGCTCGAACACGCCCATGTCAATGTCTACTTCGTGGAGCAGGACGGCCGCGTGATGATTGTCGACGCCGGACTCCCCGCCATCTGGCCGAAAATCCAGCGCGCACTGCGGGAGTTGGGGTTCGAGAAATCGGTGGTTGCACTGGTGCTTACCCACGGCCACTTCGACCACGTGGGTGTGGCAGCGCGGATCCGGTCCCACTACCGGGTGCCGATCCTGGTCCATCCCGACGATGCATACATCGCCGCCCATCCCTACCGTTACAAGCATGAGTTGAACCGTGTTGCAGTCGTACTGCAGAATCCCCGGAGTCTCCCGATTATCGGCCGCATGAAGATGGCGGGCGCGCTGAACGTGCGTGGCGTTGCAGACACACTGCCCCTCTCCCCTGGCATCGCAACAAATCTGCCCGGCACCCCGGACATCATCCACGTCCCGGGGCATACTGCCGGCCACATCGCGTTACATTTTCCCGAGCGGCGAGCACTCATCTGCGGCGACGCGCTGGTCACCCTCAATCCGTACACCGGTATCAAAGGTCCGCAGATTGTGTCCGGTGCAGCTACGGCGAATTCACCCCAGGCGCTCGATTCTCTCGACCGGCTCGCCGCGCTCCCCGCGGAGAAGGTGTTGACCGGTCATGGTGAGCCGTGGCTCTCAAGTCCGGCAGACGCCGTCGTAATCGCCAAGCGCATCGGCCCCAGCTGAGGAACGAGGGGTACCCGGACGAGCGAAGCGAGTTCGGGGAAGTTCCGACGCGCTAGGAACGCGGGTACCCGAGCGAGCGAAGCGAACGCGGAGTCGTTACTGAAGGATCACTCAGCCGCGCTCGGCTCGTGAGCCGTGATGGCGCCGTCGATCGCGTCAAGGAGTCGTGAATCGCCCAGGATCTTGAAGTGGCCCATTGCGTCCAGCTGGATGTTCGTCGCGCCGATCAGCTCGCTGCCGCCGGGAATGTGCGGGTCGAACGTTCCGTAAATCGAAGTGATGCGTGAATTCACGGCGAGGTTCGCGCGCAGGGCATTCAGCGTCCGGTTCCTCGGCGAGAATGCCCGCAGGCTGGGAATCAGCGCGAACATCGCGTAGATGGATCCGGAGAAAGGCGAGTTTACGGCGATCAGCTGGTGGACGCGCTGGGCGGAGTCCGGCAAGGTCATCACGTATTTCCCAATCAGCCCGCCCTTACTGTGCGCCACGAGAACGATGTCGTGCAGGTTCCGCTCCACCAGGTATTGCGACACCAAATCGGCCATCGCCGGGACCGTGCCGCGGTTGTAGCCGAGGGCTGTGACGGCATGCACGGGATGCCCCTGGCTGTGCAGATGATTGGCGATCGGGTGCATGAACTGCCATGGCTCGTAGATGCCGGGGAGCAGGATCACGGGCGCCCGCTCCCCCGTCAGCTGGCGCTCCGCGTCGCCCCGAAAGATGAATCCACGAACCTGCCAGTAGGCAACGTAGGCGTAGTCGAGCACCCACTCCCAGCCGCGCCTAAGCAGTTTCATGCGCGTCTCCGGCGAGGAAACCTTGTGCGGTCTCAGCGGGCCGGTGGTACATCAGCACGTGTGGCGCGCCGTCGAGCTCGATAACAGCGGCATGGCCGTTCGCTTCGGCGAGTCGTCCCAGCCAGTCGGCGGGGACAATGGGATCCCGCCCGCCGCGCATCAGAACCACAGGGGAGGACACGTGGAGCAGCGTGTCCTCGAGCCGGTGGTTCATCATCGTCGGAAGTGTCTTCAGGTAGGGGATCATCGAGCGCAGGTAATCCGTGAACACCACCCAGTTCACCTTGGGCGATTCACGCAGGGTGTCCTGCGCCAGCCGCAGCGCCTGCTTGCCGATGGACCGTTCCCGATCATTCACTGTTGGCCCAAGCAGTACCAGCTTGCTGACCAGCTCCGGCGCGCGGGCTGCCGTCTCGGCCGCCACTTGACAGCCCATCGAATGGCCAACCAGTACGACGGCGGCAAGCTCGAGTTTACGCAGCACGGCCAGTACGATCTCGCCCAGTTCAGGGACGGAGAGCGCGCGGCGTGGGCCTGGCGTCCCGCCGAACCCGGGCAACTCGATCGCGTACACGGTACTGGTTCGCGCGAGCTCGGCGGCGAGAGGTTCGAAGTAGCGCGCGGAGACGCCAATGCCATGAACGAGGACGATCGGCTGCTCGCCCTGCCCCACCGATCGCATGATCGCCGTGCAGTCCGCGACACTCTCTTGGCGCACAGTTACCCACGGCGCTTTGCGCACAATCCCCTCCACTTCCGGCATCGATTCTCCCCAAATGGTCCTCTTCACTGCAGGATCGGTGCTGAGAAGCACCATTTGGGGAGAGTCGATGAATCCTGCTTCTTCCCAAGCCTAGACGGTTAGGCGTGGCTTATTATGAATTACTCAGAATAGGTGGTTGACTAACCCCATGACCGAACAGACCGCACGGGAAGGCGTCTGGACCGCGTCCCTGCGCGCCGCCGGGCGGAGGGTGACGAAGCAGCGCCTGGCGGTGCTCGCCGCCGTCGAGCATTCACCGCATGCAACGGCCGACGACGTCGTCACGGCCGTCCGCGCCGAGCTCGCGGACATCACGGTCCAGTCGGTGTACGTAGTGCTCGCGGACCTCACTGTGAGCGGTCTGCTCCGCCGGATTGAACCGCCGCACTCACCCGCGCGTTACGAGACGCGGGTCAACGACAACCATCACCACGCCGTCTGCACAGGGTGCGGCCGGATCGAAGACGTGGATTGCGCCGTCGGGCATGCACCCTGTCTCACCCCGCACTGGTCCCCGGGCTCCGAACAGATGACCATCCAGATTGCCGACGTGGTGTACCAGGGTCTGTGCAACAACTGCCGTGAGGCGTCCCTTGAACTTCCCGAACTAATTGAAAATCACTGAAAAGAAGGAGAACAATGACTGCCAACTTCAGCACCACCCAATCGGGTGCACCGGTCGTTGACGACAGCAATTCCTCGGCGCTGGGCCGCGACGGCGCCATCCCGCTGACCGACCACTACCTCGTCGAGAAGCTTGCACAGTTCAACCGCGAGCGCGTTCCGGAGCGTGTTGTCCATGCCAAGGGCGGCGGCGCGTTCGGCGTCTTCGAGGCCACCGAGGACGTCAGCAGGTACACCAAGGCC
This genomic interval carries:
- a CDS encoding cystathionine beta-synthase, which encodes MKFANSVVDLIGNTPLIKLNQVTGGLKATVLVKVEYMSPGGSVKDRIAVKIIDAAEREGKLKPGGTIIEPTSGNTGVGLALVAQQRGYKCIFVVPDKVGVDKRNVLAAYGAEVVVTPTAVAPDSPQSYYGVSDRLTREIPGAFKPDQFSNPNGPLSHYESTGPEIWRDTDGRITHFVAGVGTGGTISGTGRYLKDISKDRETGPVRIIGADPEGSVYSGGSGRPYFVEGVGEDMWPDAYDPEVPDEIIPVNDAESFAMTRRLAREEGLLVGGSSGMAVVAALRAAKDLGEDDVVVVLLPDSGRGYLGKIFNDDWMKSYGFMDSGDEATVGEVLRSKNGALPDLVHTHPNETVRDVIAIMNEFGVSNIPVLSQEPPVVMGEVLGSVDERLLTEKIFHGTAKLTDKISQHMDDKLPLIGSLESVATARERLQGSDTLMVTFVGAPVGILTRQDLLTYVSS
- a CDS encoding DNA-3-methyladenine glycosylase family protein produces the protein MTVTASTSAALSAAWEVDGPYTLLSTVGPLQCGPQDPTVVFSDGSVWIAFRNDDGAATLRLTQRGSLRSSSVHATAWGPGASLALVSVPRLVGLPDDWSAFDAFGDSLPELARKGRYLNPGLRLPATERMLDAVVRVILEQKVTGLEAKRAWRYLVSRFGSPAPAAPGAPALRLPPTAEQWRRVPSWEWHRAGVDAKRSAAALRAAGVASSLERLAGHDSAEVRAGLCSIPGIGVWTAAEVLQRTHGCPDSISVGDFHLAAFVGAALTGQRTDDAGMLELLSPWAGQRQRVVRMLYASGFRKQAYGPRLSPEDHRQR
- the trxA gene encoding thioredoxin, with the translated sequence MATIDITEATFPETIETNDIVFVDFWAEWCGPCKQFAPVYDAVSQQHDDVTFAKVDTEAEQSLAAAAGITSIPTLMAFREKVLVFSQPGALNNNQFTELVDAVKALDMNEVHAQVAEQQAKAQSGGAPAQDGQNPA
- a CDS encoding YajQ family cyclic di-GMP-binding protein, with translation MASESTFDVVSKVDKQEVANALNQAQKEIAQRYDFKGVGAEVDFSGDEKILMKANSEERVLAVLDVLQSKMIKRGISLKSLDTGEPYASGKEFRLETSIKEGIAQDIAKKINKLIRDEAPKGVKSQIQGDELRVSSKSRDDLQATMALLKNFDEADLQFVNMR
- a CDS encoding HEPN domain-containing protein, which translates into the protein MKDVQNLDELHPAPKGTPGRPLGDTGPLLRSMVVLLHTAWENYVEQVALEGLEFLLREIGEDHSKLPHALRQKVATAKNPWDLAGSAWKTKAREVVLREADTLNTPNVEKTEKLLELALGLSNGLHQISWQKMSEVNVVANVDEFVQDIRGEIVHKGTTPGTLNKAGVASWTSFFRNLTKRLDKEIAAHLQERVGKSPW
- the htpX gene encoding zinc metalloprotease HtpX, with the translated sequence MHNHFNGAKTALLFGSLMGIFLIFGAVIASMTRSSAFIWIFALIGVGSIAYSYWNSDKLAIRSMKAVPVTEQQAPVMYRIVRELSAKAGKPMPRLYISPTMAPNAFATGRNPENAAVCCTQGILRILDERELRGVLGHELMHVYNRDILTGSIAAAVAGVITSVAQMFAFIGVFGGNRNSGGNPIAAILLAILAPIAAGLIQMAIGRTREYDADEDGARLTGDPLALASALRKLERGTQQAPLPQNQQLVNTSHLMIANPFKGGGVQKLFASHPPMAQRITRLEGMAGRELR
- a CDS encoding 4a-hydroxytetrahydrobiopterin dehydratase — encoded protein: MTQVSSQQVLDAGLNDWRQLAQGLHARFLTGNFSAGLRFVEAVAEAAEAANHHPDVTLTYPYVDLQLISHDVSAVTKRDVDLARAISDIAREQQIEAKPEALAQLELALDTAQLAAAGRFWAALLTGDADAVKGDDVADPNGRVPLLWFQHTEAHETPRQRFHIDLWVPHDVAEQRIQAAVAAGGTVVDAEQAPSFVVLADGEGNRVCVCTVLDR
- a CDS encoding MFS transporter; its protein translation is MPKLLADITPLKESPAFRRLYFGTALSAVGTNLTLVAVSLQVYEITGSSLNVGLIGLFALIPLVFAGLYGGAVADAHDRRKVALLSGLGLWGSTIGIAVQAWMGADNVWVLYILIAVHSGFAGINQPTRTAIIPRIVRPELLPAANALSMITFGLAFTVGPMLAGLLIAQVGYGWTYTIDVVTFTAALWALFRLPAMPPEGPVRRAGLATVVEGFRYLGTRPNIRMTFIIDLVAMIMAQPRVLLPAVGAVFIGGGELTVGILLAATAMGAVLSGLFSGPLGHIHKQGKAVQWSVAAWGASVSGFGFVVIMAGSSPDGGMTPWIIPAALCMFLAGVSDSISGVFRSTILQSATPDAMRGRLQGVFIVVVAGGPKVGELLGGGSAEWIGEGWTALIGGILCILLVLVLACLQPRFGQYDSRNPEP
- a CDS encoding MBL fold metallo-hydrolase, whose translation is MLTCEVSEGIHWLEHAHVNVYFVEQDGRVMIVDAGLPAIWPKIQRALRELGFEKSVVALVLTHGHFDHVGVAARIRSHYRVPILVHPDDAYIAAHPYRYKHELNRVAVVLQNPRSLPIIGRMKMAGALNVRGVADTLPLSPGIATNLPGTPDIIHVPGHTAGHIALHFPERRALICGDALVTLNPYTGIKGPQIVSGAATANSPQALDSLDRLAALPAEKVLTGHGEPWLSSPADAVVIAKRIGPS
- a CDS encoding esterase/lipase family protein — translated: MKLLRRGWEWVLDYAYVAYWQVRGFIFRGDAERQLTGERAPVILLPGIYEPWQFMHPIANHLHSQGHPVHAVTALGYNRGTVPAMADLVSQYLVERNLHDIVLVAHSKGGLIGKYVMTLPDSAQRVHQLIAVNSPFSGSIYAMFALIPSLRAFSPRNRTLNALRANLAVNSRITSIYGTFDPHIPGGSELIGATNIQLDAMGHFKILGDSRLLDAIDGAITAHEPSAAE
- a CDS encoding alpha/beta fold hydrolase, which produces MVLLSTDPAVKRTIWGESMPEVEGIVRKAPWVTVRQESVADCTAIMRSVGQGEQPIVLVHGIGVSARYFEPLAAELARTSTVYAIELPGFGGTPGPRRALSVPELGEIVLAVLRKLELAAVVLVGHSMGCQVAAETAARAPELVSKLVLLGPTVNDRERSIGKQALRLAQDTLRESPKVNWVVFTDYLRSMIPYLKTLPTMMNHRLEDTLLHVSSPVVLMRGGRDPIVPADWLGRLAEANGHAAVIELDGAPHVLMYHRPAETAQGFLAGDAHETA